In a genomic window of Tenuifilum sp. 4138str:
- a CDS encoding cation:proton antiporter — protein sequence MKRLLILSTILALSLNLGFAIQKEHVKNDSLSHKSQTEAVHATKMVSEIENQDEVTEGSHEGHGLNLAPFLFIILSLFIGTATRHLLSKGLLPYTIMLLIIGLILGLLTRFDVLQAVGLGIIGQAVQWAGNIDPHLILYLFLPTLIFEAAYALHIHTFKKSLVNAVILAVPGIMVAIVITAFALLLIKSIGIGLNEWTILLAFLFGAIISATDPVAVVAILKEVGASKRLSTITESESMLNDGTAIVLFMTIFGLITGEAGGNAFIEFLKVSLGGVLVGAVIGWGILSWLKKVFNDALIEITVVIGAAYLSFYIAESVLHVSGVIAVVTLGISMAGPGKTKVSPEVTHFLHEFWELAAFIANTLIFIIVGVVIAQQVNYTLSDLKVLLLVYVTIHIARLGTIYVFYPLMRRIGYGIAFKDSIVLWWGGLRGAVALALALIVAIDSRIPFEPRNQLLSLTAGIVILTSLINATTVRWLIDKLGLSKIGDIKAGLMMQSLQQIRLSGEKEIEKFKENRYMSGADWDKVSSFLIDANAVEEKPQHFNLEDAIAETRKRLLQKEKESYWRQFSMGMLSSEGVNLLSDQIDALLDFGGKIPLSERQDIENIWTTPKTIAKLQNLPLVGRIWKRKFLNRLALSYDCARAFVAAQEENQKSLSSLIIGFSLGVAESSKETELLSALEDELNENRITGQTFLRNLREKYPDICRNIETLLASRSLLNQQEEMLERLKKQGRLEPDEVERIQAYIHSSMKQLIDTSLKENTELKVAAALRNTPGLNNLSKDAQQFLITKGQLKIYPEGSVIAKQDSDPDGIYIIINGTVNYYKSETLTGVKEISDVFGAYEWFISSKLRYTFTAETPVTLIKINTSTIKLLTNKFPETKRLLQFSASADIALELLKQNEKFSEQSIRKLRTLIRNAELFELNDGEKHRFSGSACILVKGQAITEEQDTLFTAPAILDECNFRSKGDALALILP from the coding sequence ATGAAAAGATTGCTTATTCTATCGACAATATTAGCCCTAAGCCTGAATTTGGGGTTTGCCATTCAAAAAGAGCATGTTAAAAACGATAGCTTATCACACAAGAGTCAAACTGAGGCTGTTCATGCAACCAAAATGGTTTCGGAAATTGAGAACCAAGATGAAGTAACCGAAGGCTCACATGAAGGGCACGGCCTAAACCTTGCTCCTTTCCTTTTCATTATTCTATCGTTGTTTATTGGAACTGCTACTCGGCACCTGTTAAGCAAAGGGTTATTACCATACACCATTATGCTTTTAATTATTGGACTGATTTTAGGATTGCTTACCCGATTTGATGTTCTACAGGCTGTTGGATTGGGTATTATTGGGCAAGCGGTTCAATGGGCAGGAAATATCGACCCGCACCTGATTCTTTACCTTTTCCTGCCAACCCTTATTTTCGAGGCAGCCTATGCCCTTCACATACACACCTTTAAAAAATCGTTGGTTAATGCGGTAATACTTGCCGTTCCCGGTATAATGGTTGCAATTGTGATAACAGCTTTTGCTCTTCTGCTCATCAAATCGATAGGTATTGGTTTAAACGAGTGGACAATACTACTTGCCTTCCTATTTGGCGCCATAATCAGCGCAACCGACCCGGTGGCTGTTGTGGCTATCCTTAAGGAAGTAGGAGCAAGCAAAAGGCTTTCAACCATTACCGAAAGCGAGTCGATGCTTAACGATGGTACAGCTATCGTACTCTTCATGACCATATTTGGCCTAATTACGGGCGAGGCTGGAGGTAATGCCTTTATTGAGTTCTTGAAGGTTTCGTTGGGCGGTGTGCTTGTGGGAGCAGTTATCGGTTGGGGAATACTTTCGTGGCTTAAGAAAGTATTTAACGATGCGTTAATAGAGATAACTGTAGTGATTGGGGCTGCTTACCTGTCGTTCTACATTGCCGAATCGGTTTTGCACGTATCGGGTGTTATTGCTGTGGTAACATTGGGTATTTCCATGGCAGGGCCAGGAAAAACAAAAGTCAGCCCTGAGGTTACCCACTTCCTTCATGAGTTCTGGGAATTGGCAGCATTTATTGCAAACACCCTAATTTTCATCATAGTTGGTGTTGTTATTGCGCAGCAGGTCAACTACACTTTAAGCGACCTTAAAGTTTTGTTACTGGTATATGTTACCATTCATATTGCACGCCTTGGAACCATCTACGTTTTTTACCCCCTGATGCGCCGAATTGGCTATGGTATAGCCTTTAAAGATTCAATTGTTCTATGGTGGGGTGGACTAAGGGGCGCTGTAGCGCTTGCCTTAGCACTGATTGTTGCCATTGATAGCCGTATTCCCTTTGAACCCCGCAACCAGCTGCTATCACTTACTGCCGGTATTGTTATTTTGACTTCACTTATAAACGCCACTACGGTACGTTGGCTCATTGATAAGCTTGGCCTCTCCAAAATTGGTGATATCAAGGCAGGCCTTATGATGCAATCGCTACAACAAATTAGGCTAAGCGGCGAGAAGGAAATTGAAAAGTTCAAAGAAAATAGGTACATGTCCGGAGCCGATTGGGACAAAGTATCGAGTTTCCTTATTGATGCCAATGCAGTGGAGGAAAAACCTCAACACTTTAACCTGGAAGATGCCATTGCTGAAACCCGTAAACGTCTGCTCCAGAAAGAGAAGGAAAGTTACTGGCGACAGTTCAGCATGGGTATGCTTAGCTCCGAAGGGGTAAACCTACTCTCTGACCAAATTGATGCCCTGCTCGATTTTGGCGGAAAAATTCCCCTTTCGGAACGACAAGATATCGAAAATATTTGGACTACACCCAAAACAATAGCTAAGCTTCAGAATCTCCCGCTAGTTGGCAGAATTTGGAAACGTAAATTCCTAAACCGTTTAGCATTGAGTTATGATTGTGCCAGAGCCTTTGTGGCCGCTCAGGAAGAGAATCAAAAATCACTTTCTAGCCTTATTATTGGTTTCTCATTAGGGGTAGCGGAGTCGTCGAAAGAAACTGAACTACTTAGCGCCCTTGAGGATGAGCTAAACGAGAACCGCATTACTGGGCAAACCTTCCTCCGAAATTTACGGGAGAAATACCCAGATATTTGTAGGAATATTGAAACCTTACTTGCCTCGCGCTCACTCCTGAACCAACAGGAGGAAATGTTAGAACGTTTAAAGAAACAGGGACGCCTGGAACCCGATGAGGTGGAACGAATTCAGGCATACATACACTCCTCAATGAAGCAACTAATTGACACCTCCCTAAAGGAGAACACAGAACTAAAGGTGGCTGCTGCTCTTAGGAATACTCCCGGCTTAAACAATCTATCAAAAGATGCCCAGCAGTTCCTAATCACTAAAGGGCAGCTAAAAATTTACCCCGAAGGAAGTGTCATAGCTAAACAAGACTCTGATCCCGATGGTATTTATATTATCATCAATGGTACGGTAAATTACTATAAATCCGAAACCCTAACCGGCGTAAAGGAGATTTCCGATGTTTTTGGGGCATACGAGTGGTTTATATCTTCTAAGCTACGTTACACCTTTACTGCTGAGACCCCTGTTACACTGATCAAAATAAACACTTCAACCATTAAGTTGCTTACCAACAAATTCCCTGAAACAAAACGTTTGCTGCAATTTAGCGCTTCTGCCGATATCGCTCTTGAGCTTCTTAAACAAAACGAAAAATTTAGTGAACAATCCATCCGTAAGCTCAGAACCCTTATCCGAAATGCAGAGCTATTTGAGCTGAATGATGGTGAAAAACACCGTTTTTCAGGTTCAGCATGTATTCTGGTTAAGGGTCAGGCTATTACTGAAGAGCAGGATACCTTGTTCACTGCACCGGCAATACTTGACGAGTGTAACTTTAGAAGTAAAGGTGATGCTTTAGCCCTTATTTTACCTTAA
- a CDS encoding sodium:solute symporter family protein, translating to MEALLGNIYFWIVIAYFAIVVGVSFLTRKVASRSVADYLVAGRNLGILLCSVVVAAEWLGGMSTIGVSEKAFQKLSFQPILYNVATSLGMIIIGFTVAKHYRKNNVHTVSEMLEHLFGIHAKRVSAIAFLIAYITLAYVQLQTATSVMSSIFQIDWVYAVIIGAGVITLYTYIGGMHALAITSIVHLVVMFIGLGTAMVIGVVKIGGFAHLQELLAAKGAVGSIYNPFGVSFNEAFSLLLGGVLGGMAAQASIQPIFAARTPEVAKKASILSSAYIAPFGVMAAILGLIAATGVFEIGANAPSFTAKVAMTNLLVNPQFIHPILGGLALAGILAAILSTVGPVNFAVVTIATKDIYHGFINPEADEQKVLQIARRLVIIVSLITIPLAYYFKAGVLDSAYISYAIRAIGAIVIIAGIYFRGWIDVFTVKLAFIGGTIAVFLCIVANKLNWFHLDKTYGAVLFALAALVFGYIRRKFFVKE from the coding sequence ATGGAAGCTTTACTTGGTAACATTTACTTTTGGATTGTTATTGCATACTTTGCAATAGTAGTAGGGGTATCGTTTTTAACCCGGAAAGTGGCATCGCGTTCGGTTGCCGATTACTTGGTGGCGGGCCGGAACCTTGGAATTTTGCTATGTTCAGTGGTAGTTGCTGCTGAATGGCTAGGCGGTATGAGCACTATTGGCGTTAGCGAAAAGGCTTTTCAGAAGCTCTCGTTTCAGCCAATTCTTTACAACGTGGCTACATCATTAGGTATGATAATCATTGGTTTTACCGTAGCTAAGCATTACCGCAAAAACAATGTTCATACTGTAAGTGAAATGCTGGAGCATCTCTTTGGCATTCATGCTAAAAGGGTTTCGGCAATTGCATTTCTAATTGCATACATAACGTTGGCATACGTTCAGCTCCAAACCGCAACCAGTGTAATGAGTTCTATATTTCAAATTGATTGGGTTTATGCTGTTATAATTGGTGCTGGTGTTATAACGCTTTATACCTATATCGGAGGTATGCATGCTTTAGCCATTACATCAATAGTTCACCTTGTAGTTATGTTTATTGGACTTGGAACAGCCATGGTGATTGGTGTTGTTAAAATTGGAGGTTTTGCGCATCTACAGGAATTGCTTGCCGCTAAAGGTGCAGTGGGTAGCATCTATAACCCCTTTGGTGTTAGCTTTAACGAGGCTTTCAGCTTGCTTCTTGGAGGAGTTCTTGGCGGAATGGCCGCTCAGGCAAGTATTCAGCCAATTTTTGCTGCCCGAACCCCTGAAGTTGCCAAGAAAGCTTCAATTCTATCAAGTGCTTATATTGCTCCGTTTGGGGTAATGGCTGCTATACTGGGTCTAATTGCTGCTACTGGTGTTTTTGAAATTGGCGCTAACGCTCCCTCTTTCACTGCAAAAGTTGCAATGACTAACCTTTTGGTAAACCCACAGTTCATTCATCCCATTTTGGGTGGATTGGCTCTGGCAGGTATTCTGGCAGCAATTCTCTCAACTGTTGGACCTGTTAACTTTGCTGTAGTTACCATTGCTACAAAAGATATCTATCATGGTTTTATTAACCCTGAGGCCGATGAGCAAAAGGTACTGCAAATTGCTCGTCGCCTGGTTATTATTGTTAGCCTTATTACTATTCCACTGGCATACTACTTCAAGGCGGGAGTGCTCGATTCAGCCTATATAAGCTATGCAATTCGTGCTATTGGTGCAATTGTAATTATTGCCGGTATTTATTTCAGGGGATGGATTGATGTTTTTACTGTAAAACTTGCATTTATCGGTGGTACAATAGCCGTATTCCTATGTATTGTAGCCAATAAGCTTAACTGGTTCCATCTCGATAAAACCTACGGAGCAGTTCTTTTCGCTTTAGCTGCCTTAGTATTTGGATATATCCGCAGAAAGTTTTTTGTAAAGGAGTAA
- a CDS encoding CaiB/BaiF CoA transferase family protein — protein sequence MQRGPLFGIKVLELANVLAGPSVGVALAEMGASVIKVENSVTCGDVTRTWKLTTEDPKTDISGYFSCVNWGKKSIALDLNKPEGLEVVYRLAKVCDIVLASYKPGDAEKLKVDYNTLKQHNKSIIYAQITGYGLKNKRAGYDAIIQAESGFTYMNGEPDGQPVKMPVALMDLLAGHQLKEAILLALLNRERKGEGAFIETSLIKSGVAALANQATNWLVGNKIPERMGSEHPNIVPYGKIFYTADGKPLVLAIGNDKQFAELCTVLGKPELATDERFSTNFNRVKHRMECNNAVQEHISKFNRDYLLAKFEKRAIPAGGVFNMKEVFELPEVQDLVMESKTTSGMPIKGLRTVAFSMGENTKPIKLQAPPHYGEHTMSVLKEMLGYSAKEINSLIEKKVVYARK from the coding sequence ATGCAACGAGGTCCACTATTTGGGATAAAAGTGCTTGAATTGGCCAACGTTTTGGCCGGGCCAAGTGTTGGAGTGGCTTTAGCCGAGATGGGCGCAAGCGTAATTAAAGTTGAAAACTCGGTTACGTGCGGCGATGTTACACGAACCTGGAAGTTAACAACCGAAGACCCTAAGACTGATATTTCGGGTTACTTCAGCTGCGTGAACTGGGGCAAAAAATCAATAGCTCTCGATTTGAATAAGCCCGAAGGGCTTGAGGTAGTTTACCGCCTGGCCAAGGTTTGCGATATTGTTTTAGCCAGCTACAAGCCCGGCGATGCCGAAAAGCTCAAGGTAGATTACAACACCTTAAAGCAACATAACAAGTCAATTATTTATGCCCAAATAACAGGCTATGGTCTTAAGAATAAACGTGCCGGTTATGATGCTATCATTCAGGCCGAAAGCGGTTTTACCTACATGAATGGCGAGCCCGATGGCCAACCCGTTAAGATGCCCGTAGCCCTTATGGATTTACTGGCTGGGCATCAACTTAAAGAGGCCATTTTGCTGGCTTTACTTAACCGGGAGAGAAAAGGTGAAGGAGCTTTCATTGAAACAAGCCTGATAAAATCAGGTGTTGCTGCTCTGGCCAATCAGGCTACTAACTGGTTGGTTGGTAACAAAATCCCTGAACGAATGGGCTCTGAGCATCCCAATATTGTACCTTACGGTAAAATATTCTATACAGCCGATGGAAAACCCTTAGTGCTTGCCATTGGTAACGATAAGCAGTTTGCTGAACTTTGCACAGTACTTGGAAAACCCGAACTGGCTACCGATGAACGTTTCTCAACCAATTTCAATAGGGTTAAGCACCGCATGGAGTGCAACAATGCTGTGCAAGAGCACATTTCAAAGTTCAATCGCGATTACTTATTGGCGAAGTTTGAGAAACGCGCTATTCCGGCTGGCGGAGTGTTCAACATGAAGGAGGTTTTTGAACTCCCTGAGGTGCAGGATTTAGTGATGGAGAGCAAAACAACATCGGGTATGCCAATAAAGGGATTACGAACAGTAGCTTTCAGTATGGGTGAAAATACTAAGCCCATTAAGCTTCAGGCTCCCCCGCATTACGGTGAGCATACCATGTCTGTTCTTAAGGAGATGCTGGGCTACTCAGCTAAGGAAATTAATAGTTTAATTGAAAAAAAGGTAGTATATGCACGAAAGTAA